The Sporosarcina luteola genome contains a region encoding:
- a CDS encoding DUF2627 domain-containing protein, whose protein sequence is MARMAAFIVLLIPILITAGGIKLMRDSLFGIQFAPFPFIWLQFTVGFLMFGAGLAFFAGFLLRRDRRKGRVQDRFK, encoded by the coding sequence ATGGCTCGTATGGCGGCATTCATCGTACTTCTGATTCCTATTCTTATCACAGCAGGCGGTATTAAGCTCATGCGTGATTCACTTTTCGGAATCCAATTTGCTCCATTTCCTTTCATCTGGCTACAATTCACGGTGGGCTTCCTCATGTTCGGTGCAGGTCTTGCCTTCTTTGCAGGTTTCCTGCTACGACGTGATAGACGAAAAGGAAGGGTTCAAGATCGTTTCAAATAA
- a CDS encoding sigma 54-interacting transcriptional regulator: MQNVLIVGAGSGGTKILNLLLNSNFMNVSAIVDIDEQAPGLVIAKKLGISYGSDWKLFLTDEVQIVFDVSGDKAVFDELMKSIHMNTVLIPGSVANLLVGLLNENDQYIRKIQTEMDRQRLIFNSIDEGMIGIDHKGIIDFINESACMMLEVSDFDAIGKSITDIIPDSKLVRVLSSGRSEVNEELILRNGVKIVSSRYPLISTEGKTFGAFAIFKDVSEVVKLAEEITDLKSVKTMLEAIIQSSDDAISVVDEKGNGILVNPAYTRITGLSEDEVIGKPASVDINEGESIHMKVLQTKKPVRGVNMRIGEDNRDVIVNVAPIIVNQEVKGSIGVIHDITEMRSLMKELDWARQTIRKLESTCTFDDIHGSSSEINLAIDQAKVASKSDIPVLLRGEAGSGKELFANAIHSGSDRKSSKFIRLNCAAIDPFVIEKEIFGDNVTHDTGATFRAGLLEEAGKGTLFLDEVTNLPLAVQSRLLDYLQLSMTNRRSEASTETARIIVASTKNLEKSIHEGTFNVDLYYMLNRLSIQIPSLRTRKSDIPEVALQLLKKLNQEFGMNVESISEEAMQRLQKYEWPGNVRELENVLSRAMIFIKHGTAVIGEEDIRRSLSTNEVKAGEVAIPEISTLATVMDDYERTVLEKALAEHDGNKSLTANRLGISLRSLYYKLEKYKLI; this comes from the coding sequence TTGCAAAATGTACTCATTGTTGGAGCGGGATCCGGGGGCACGAAAATACTGAACCTGCTCTTGAACTCAAATTTCATGAATGTGTCGGCAATTGTCGATATTGATGAACAGGCACCAGGACTTGTAATCGCCAAGAAACTAGGAATCTCGTATGGCTCCGATTGGAAGCTTTTCTTGACTGATGAAGTCCAAATTGTTTTTGATGTATCTGGAGACAAAGCAGTTTTTGATGAATTGATGAAGAGCATCCACATGAATACGGTATTAATTCCCGGATCTGTCGCGAATCTACTCGTAGGACTATTGAATGAAAATGATCAATACATCCGTAAGATACAAACGGAAATGGATAGGCAGCGTCTCATATTTAATTCAATTGATGAAGGCATGATTGGTATCGATCATAAAGGGATTATTGATTTTATTAATGAAAGCGCTTGCATGATGTTAGAAGTTTCTGATTTCGACGCAATCGGCAAATCGATTACTGACATTATCCCAGACAGTAAATTGGTCAGAGTACTTTCGTCCGGACGCTCCGAAGTAAATGAAGAGTTGATTCTGCGCAACGGAGTGAAAATTGTAAGTTCCCGTTATCCGCTCATTTCCACGGAGGGAAAGACATTTGGTGCATTTGCAATATTTAAAGATGTGTCCGAGGTTGTCAAGCTCGCAGAGGAAATAACTGATTTGAAATCAGTGAAAACGATGCTGGAAGCGATCATTCAATCTAGTGACGACGCAATTTCGGTTGTTGACGAAAAAGGGAATGGCATACTTGTCAATCCGGCGTACACTCGGATAACAGGCTTATCTGAAGACGAAGTGATCGGGAAACCGGCGTCTGTCGACATCAATGAAGGCGAAAGCATTCATATGAAAGTATTGCAAACAAAAAAGCCAGTCAGAGGCGTGAATATGAGGATTGGGGAAGATAATCGGGATGTCATCGTAAACGTGGCTCCTATTATTGTAAATCAGGAAGTGAAGGGAAGTATTGGTGTCATTCACGATATCACTGAAATGCGAAGCCTTATGAAGGAACTTGATTGGGCAAGACAAACAATCCGAAAATTGGAGTCGACTTGTACATTCGACGATATCCATGGCAGCTCCTCTGAGATCAATCTTGCTATCGATCAGGCAAAGGTTGCATCGAAATCGGATATTCCGGTCTTACTACGAGGGGAAGCAGGCTCAGGGAAAGAATTGTTTGCGAATGCGATTCATAGCGGTAGTGACAGGAAGTCAAGTAAGTTCATCCGTTTGAATTGTGCGGCAATTGATCCTTTTGTAATAGAGAAAGAAATCTTCGGGGATAACGTAACTCATGACACAGGTGCTACATTCAGGGCGGGATTATTGGAGGAAGCAGGTAAAGGGACTCTTTTTTTGGACGAAGTGACCAATTTGCCATTAGCCGTCCAATCAAGACTCCTTGATTACCTACAACTTTCAATGACCAATAGGAGAAGTGAGGCATCGACTGAGACAGCTCGAATTATTGTGGCTTCTACAAAAAACCTTGAAAAGTCAATTCATGAAGGTACGTTTAATGTGGATTTGTATTACATGCTCAATCGGTTGTCGATTCAAATACCTTCATTACGAACGAGGAAATCGGATATTCCGGAAGTCGCACTTCAGCTATTGAAGAAGCTGAATCAGGAGTTTGGCATGAATGTAGAAAGCATTTCTGAAGAAGCTATGCAAAGGCTGCAAAAATATGAATGGCCAGGAAATGTACGGGAACTTGAAAATGTCTTAAGCCGAGCAATGATTTTTATAAAGCATGGAACAGCTGTCATAGGGGAAGAAGATATAAGAAGGTCCCTTTCCACAAATGAGGTTAAAGCCGGGGAAGTTGCCATTCCCGAAATCAGTACACTGGCCACAGTTATGGATGATTACGAACGAACCGTACTTGAAAAGGCTTTGGCTGAACATGACGGGAACAAGTCATTGACAGCAAACCGTCTTGGCATTTCATTGCGTTCCTTATATTATAAATTGGAGAAATACAAACTCATCTGA